DNA sequence from the Streptomyces canus genome:
CGTCCACGACGGGGTTGAGGCTGTCGCCGACGACGCCGTAGAGGCGCTTCACCCCGGCCTTGACGAGGATGTCCACGAACTGTTCGGCGACGTTCTGCTTGGCCATGGAACCATGCACCCCTTCGGTCTCCTTGGGTCCATCAATCCACAATGGCCGCGATCACGCCTCCCAAACAGCGGCGGCCGTACGGTCGTCGGCGTATCCCTTGACCCGGACTTGGGAGTCGGCGAGGAACTCGGCGAGACCGGGCGGGGGTCCTGACCACCTTCCCGTGAGGTACTCGCACAGTTCGGGCTCGCCGCGCAGGGGGTCGGCGAGGCCTCCGGTGCACATCAGGAGGGTGTCACCCGGGCGGGCGACGGAGGCACGGAAGCGGAAGGGTTCGCGGGGCGGCTCCGGGGCGGGTTCGTAGGCGCTCGGGGGTGTCGGGATGCCGAGGTCCATGGTGAGGCGGTCGCCCTCGGGGGTCTCGGTCGGCAGGGAGCCGAAGCCGACGACCGGTTCGCCGGTGACGTCGGTGATGCGGGGTTCGATGTCGTGCCACTCGCCGTCGCGGAGGCGGAAGAGGCCGCCCTCTCCGACGCCGAAGAAGACGCGGATCCGGCAGTCGGGGTCGGCGGGCAGGAGCAGACAGCGCAGGGTGGCGGCGTACTCCTCCGGGTCGACGCCCTGCTCGACGGCGCTGGCGCGCAGCTTGCCGAGGCTGCGGTCGGTGAGCCGGTGCAGCCCGGACTTGAGGTCGCCGCGGCGGGCGGCGCTGATGTCCTGCGCGAGCCGGGCCTGACTGCGCCCTATGGCCCGCCCGATCCAGTGACAGGCCTCGGCGGCGGCGCGGTGGGCGCCGGGGGTGGCGCGGGCACCGGTGGCCATGGCGACGAGGATCAGCGCCTGCTCGCCGGTGCCGAACCGGGCGGTGAGCAGGGAGTCCCTTCGGGGTTCGCCGCGGAACCTGGCCGAGTCCCCTCGCGCGGACACGGCTCGCAGCGTGCACGCCCCGTACCTGGCGCCGTCCAGCACGGTGTCCGCCACCAGGTCGTCGAGTTCGTCGGGGTCGGCGGGCGGGAGGGCGGTGGGTTCGGCGTCGTAGGTGGGAGGGCCGGAGCCGACGAATCCGACGGGGGCGGGCGGGAGGGTGGGGATGTCCACGCGGGTGGCGGTTCGGGGTGCCTGCGGCGCGGGAGCGGGGTCCTGGTCGGCACCTCGGCGGTCCTGGACGGATCCGTCCTGGTCGTGGTCGGCGGTCCGGCCACGTCCGGGTGGTTCGGGGGGCTCGGGGGGCAGGTTGGGCTGAGTGGAACCCGGGCCGGCTGCGGGGGGTACTTGGGCGAGGTCGGCGTCGACGTCGGGTGGGGCGGCCCACCAGTCGCCTTCGACGCGAGGTGGGCCGGCTCCGCCTCGGTTCGACGAGGGCCCTGGAAAGCTCTCGGGGCCGCCAGATGTGGGCACGTCCTCGGCGCCGCCTGCGATGTCACCCGTGCGCGAGCCGACCCCGTCCGGGGCGCCCCCACGCGGGTCGACTCCGCCGGCACCACGCCCTCCGGAATCGCCGCGGCCCGGCGAACCGACCGGATCGGCGTCCTGCGGCGGGCCGCCAGTGACCCCACCCGGCGAGACCGCTCCGGCGTCGCCGCGGCCGGAGGAAACGACCCGGTCACCGCCCGGCGGCGGACCATCAGCGACACCATCCCTGCCCAAGCCTCCGCCGTCAGGCGAAACGGCCCGGTCGGCGTCCTGCGGTGGAGCCGCGGGGCGCGGTGGGGCTGAGGGGTGCGGGGGTGCCGCCGTCGGCGGCCTCGGGGGCTCGGTCGGCAGGCGCGAGGCCGGAACGGTCGTGGCCGGAGGCGTCTCGGTGGACGTACGGCCGCCGGGTGGCGAGGGCGGGCGGTCCTCGGCGGGCCGCTCGACGAAGCCGGGCGGCTTGGGGCCGGGCGGGAAGGACGCGGGGCCGTCGGATGCGTCAGGTGGCGCCTGCCAGGGGACGGGGTGCCGGCCGGGCGAGGGGGCCGTCGCCCCGGGGAAGCCTGTCCGCGGCGCGGGAACCCCGGTACCGGGCCGACGGCTCTGCTCCTCCGCAGCGCCCGGCTCGGAACCGGGCTGTCCGTCACCGGACCCTGTCTGCGGGCCGGGCCGTCCACCACGAAGCCCTGCCCCCGAGCCCGGCTGCTGCCCCCCGCCTAGACCCGCCCCCGAGTCGGGCCGTCCGCCACCAAGCTCTGCCTCCGAACCCGGCCGCCCACCACCAGGGACCGCCTCCGATCCGGGCAGTCCCTCACCGGACGGTGCCCCCGAACCCGGCTGACCCACACCGCGCCCCGCCCCCGAGCCCCGCTGGCCCTCACCAGGCCCCGCCTCCCAGCCGGGCCGTCCCTCACCGGGCCCCGCCTCCCAGCCCGGCCGTCCACCACCGGACTGCGCCTCCGAACCCGGCTGACCCACACCAGGCCCCGCCCCCAAGCTCGGCCGTCCACCACCAAGCCCCGGCTCCGATCCGGGCCGACCCTCACCGGGCCGTGCCCCCGAACCCGGCCGTCCACCACCAAGCCCCGCCCCCGAGCCCCGCTGACCCACACCGGGCCCCGCCTCCCAGCCCGGCCGTCCACCACCGGACTGCGCCTCCGAACCCGGCTGACCCACACCGCGCCCCGCCCCCGAGCCCCGCTGGCCCTCACCAGGCCCCGCCTCCCAGCCCGGCCGTCCCTCACCGGGCCCCGCCTCGAAACTCAGCCGCCCGCCCCCCGGCCCGTCCCGCACCGCCCCCGCTGCCGAGGCGAAGCGGTCGTCCAGGGTGTCCGGGGCCGGTGTGGGGCCCGTGTCGTCGGTGGAGTCGTACAGCTGCCCCCACCAGTCGTCCTCGTGACCGCGACCGGTGGGCGTTCCCCCCTGCTGGCTCATGCCCCCAATTGTCCACCGCACCGGCCGTATGAAAACGGGGCATCCCGAAAATCAAGCCCCGCCACGCGCGTCGAACTGTGTTGCGACGGGTCGCCGGACGGTTCCACCCCCCACGGGAGAACCGCCCGGCGACGCCGAATGACCCGGACTCCGGCGGACGCACGTCGTGGGTACCGGTCGGGTCGGCCCTGAGTGTGACCCACTTCCCTGTCGCAGAGCTGTGCCGGACGACGGCCCGAGTGCCCACCGCCGTGAGGCCGATGCGCAGCTCTTCCCCAACGGGCCGGGGACGGGCCGGGGACGGGCCGGGCTGATATCGCTGACCTGCACTTTCTGCCTGCCTCCGGCACCCTGGACTCATGGGAGTGTGGGACCTCCTGCTGGTCGGCCTGGTCATGCTGTTCGGCCTGGTCGGGGTTCTGTTGCCCGGGGTGCCGGGGTCGTGGCTCGTGTGGGCCGCGGTCCTGTGGTGGGCGCTGAAGGATCCGCAACCGGTCGCGTGGAGCGTGCTCGTGGGGGCCACGCTCGCCCTGTTCCTGTCCCAGGTGGTGCGCTGGTCGCTACCGCCACGCCGGCTGCGGGAGAGCGGGGCCACCCCGCGCATGGCGGTCTACGCCGGAGCGGGCGCGTTCCTCGGCTTCTTCCTGATCCCCGTGCTCGGCGCGATCCCCGGGTTCATGGGCGGCATCTACCTCTCGGAGCGCCTCCGGCTCGGCCGCCACGGGTCGGCGAAGGCCGCCCTGCGCACGGCGATGCACTCGGGCGGCTCCAGCGTGCTGGCGGAACTGTTCACCTGCCTGCTGATCATGGGCGCGTGGCTGGGGACGGTGCTGTGGGGCAGCTGACGTAGGACCGCGGCCCCAGACAGGCCTAGGACGAGATTCCGATGTGCGGACGGCACGCGCGTGTTTGGGTGGCTGCCATGACCGAATTCAGCGAGGCCGAGCGCGCGTACCTGAAGTCCCAGC
Encoded proteins:
- a CDS encoding DUF456 domain-containing protein produces the protein MGVWDLLLVGLVMLFGLVGVLLPGVPGSWLVWAAVLWWALKDPQPVAWSVLVGATLALFLSQVVRWSLPPRRLRESGATPRMAVYAGAGAFLGFFLIPVLGAIPGFMGGIYLSERLRLGRHGSAKAALRTAMHSGGSSVLAELFTCLLIMGAWLGTVLWGS
- a CDS encoding protein phosphatase 2C domain-containing protein, which produces MDIPTLPPAPVGFVGSGPPTYDAEPTALPPADPDELDDLVADTVLDGARYGACTLRAVSARGDSARFRGEPRRDSLLTARFGTGEQALILVAMATGARATPGAHRAAAEACHWIGRAIGRSQARLAQDISAARRGDLKSGLHRLTDRSLGKLRASAVEQGVDPEEYAATLRCLLLPADPDCRIRVFFGVGEGGLFRLRDGEWHDIEPRITDVTGEPVVGFGSLPTETPEGDRLTMDLGIPTPPSAYEPAPEPPREPFRFRASVARPGDTLLMCTGGLADPLRGEPELCEYLTGRWSGPPPGLAEFLADSQVRVKGYADDRTAAAVWEA